A single window of Streptomyces cathayae DNA harbors:
- the fomD gene encoding cytidylyl-2-hydroxypropylphosphonate hydrolase — MAEGGATGHGRAGGPRHPDGAAGAAASTPKGSGGPAGRWAPGTQVLWRYRENGGAHIHIARPVTVVRDDPELLAVWMAPGTECVKPVLADGTPVHREPLPTRYTKPRTVRHDRWSGTGVLKLARPGDPWSVWLFWDTGWRFKNWYVNLEEPLARWAGGVDSEDHFLDISVHPDRSWHWRDEDEFVQAQRDGLVDAALAGRVRQAGRDAVDVIARWGAPFSDGWQNWRPDPAWTVPSLPPDWDHTPAHLSS, encoded by the coding sequence ATGGCAGAGGGCGGAGCGACAGGACACGGGAGAGCGGGCGGCCCGCGGCACCCGGACGGAGCGGCGGGCGCCGCGGCGAGCACCCCGAAGGGCTCCGGCGGTCCCGCGGGCCGTTGGGCGCCCGGGACGCAGGTGCTGTGGCGTTACCGGGAGAACGGCGGCGCGCACATCCACATCGCGCGCCCCGTCACGGTCGTACGCGACGATCCGGAACTGCTCGCCGTGTGGATGGCGCCCGGCACCGAGTGCGTGAAGCCGGTGCTCGCCGACGGTACGCCCGTGCACCGGGAACCGCTCCCCACCCGGTACACCAAGCCCCGTACGGTGCGGCACGACCGCTGGTCCGGGACCGGTGTGCTGAAGCTGGCCCGGCCCGGCGACCCCTGGTCGGTGTGGCTGTTCTGGGACACGGGCTGGCGGTTCAAGAACTGGTACGTGAACCTGGAGGAGCCGCTGGCCCGCTGGGCGGGCGGGGTGGACTCCGAGGACCACTTCCTGGACATCTCCGTTCACCCCGACCGCAGTTGGCACTGGCGTGACGAGGACGAGTTCGTCCAGGCCCAGCGGGACGGGCTCGTGGACGCCGCCCTGGCCGGAAGGGTGCGCCAGGCCGGCCGGGACGCGGTGGACGTGATCGCCCGGTGGGGTGCGCCGTTCTCGGACGGCTGGCAGAACTGGCGCCCGGATCCGGCCTGGACGGTACCGTCACTGCCACCGGACTGGGATCACACTCCCGCGCATCTGTCGTCATGA
- a CDS encoding ATP-binding SpoIIE family protein phosphatase: MDSTRVTEQPTSYERPEPGVTPADARGALLPASTPTHGPGMTSSSTPPSASASGPAGGPAAEHSQPGAGQDAEPDAHRPRPTPEGIPHQPAGESGTPGAPGERDHRPDAPAGPASDGPAQTPPSQDRSARLPDGLERRTGQVTSPGRPTPMRRDGDRLRFVGAATRRIARGIDLEEIVMGLCRATVPTFADTILVYLREPLPVGDERPTGPLVLRLRRSDRIPVARDTENGFVPAVPPEPSALDSVGAERCTVRPGSALAEVLRGVRPVFTDAPAARAALPELLGEQGGSAVPDGQRAILAPLRGRRRVIGAALFLRGPERTAFEADDLLVAAQLATHSALGIDKAVLYGREAYIADELQRTMLPENLPRCTGVRLASRYLPAAETARVGGDWYDAIPLPGSRVALVVGDVMGHSMTSAAIMGQLRTTAQTLAGLDLPPQEVLHHLDEQAQRLGADRMATCLYAVYDPVAHRITIANAGHPPPILLPLGGRAEVLRVPAGAPIGVGGVDFEAVELEAPAGATLLLYTDGLVESRLRDVWTGIDQLRDKLAATAQLTGPDHPPPLEALCDEVLDMLGPGDRDDDIALLAARFDGIAPSDVAYWFLEPEDAAPGRARRLARKALSRWGLEELTDSVELLVSEVVTNAVRYATRPVTLRLLRTDVLRCEVGDDVPQLPRLRQARATDEGGRGLYLVNRLARRWGATRLSTGKVVWFELNHGG; the protein is encoded by the coding sequence ATGGACTCGACACGCGTGACGGAGCAGCCGACCTCCTACGAGCGCCCGGAACCGGGCGTCACCCCCGCGGATGCCCGCGGGGCGCTCCTGCCCGCCTCGACACCGACTCACGGGCCGGGCATGACATCGTCGTCAACGCCACCCTCGGCATCGGCGTCGGGCCCGGCGGGCGGACCCGCCGCCGAGCACTCCCAGCCGGGCGCCGGGCAGGACGCCGAACCGGACGCGCACCGGCCCCGGCCCACGCCCGAGGGCATCCCGCACCAGCCGGCCGGGGAGTCCGGAACCCCCGGAGCCCCCGGAGAACGGGACCACCGGCCCGACGCGCCGGCCGGCCCGGCATCGGACGGCCCGGCCCAGACCCCCCCGTCGCAGGACCGCTCCGCGCGGCTCCCCGACGGGCTGGAGCGGCGCACCGGGCAGGTGACGTCCCCCGGGCGGCCCACGCCGATGCGGCGGGACGGGGACCGGCTGAGGTTCGTCGGCGCCGCGACCCGGCGGATCGCCCGCGGCATCGATCTCGAAGAGATCGTCATGGGGCTGTGCCGGGCCACCGTGCCCACCTTCGCCGACACGATCCTGGTCTATCTGCGCGAGCCGCTGCCGGTCGGCGACGAGCGGCCCACCGGTCCGCTGGTGCTGCGGCTGCGTCGCAGCGACCGGATCCCGGTCGCCCGCGACACCGAGAACGGGTTCGTGCCGGCCGTCCCGCCCGAGCCGTCCGCGCTGGACTCGGTCGGCGCGGAGCGGTGCACGGTGCGGCCCGGCAGCGCGCTCGCCGAAGTGCTGCGCGGCGTACGGCCGGTGTTCACGGACGCGCCCGCCGCCCGGGCCGCGCTGCCCGAACTCCTCGGCGAGCAGGGCGGGTCGGCCGTGCCCGACGGGCAGCGGGCGATCCTCGCGCCGCTGCGCGGCCGGCGCCGGGTGATCGGCGCGGCCCTGTTCCTGCGCGGCCCCGAGCGCACCGCCTTCGAGGCCGACGACCTGCTGGTCGCCGCCCAGCTCGCCACGCACAGCGCCCTCGGCATCGACAAGGCGGTGCTGTACGGGCGGGAGGCGTACATCGCCGACGAGTTGCAGCGCACCATGCTGCCGGAGAACCTGCCGCGCTGCACCGGTGTGCGGCTGGCCTCCCGCTACCTCCCGGCCGCGGAGACCGCGCGGGTGGGCGGCGACTGGTACGACGCCATCCCGCTGCCCGGCAGCAGGGTCGCGCTGGTGGTCGGCGACGTCATGGGGCACTCCATGACCTCCGCCGCGATCATGGGTCAACTGCGCACCACCGCCCAGACCCTGGCCGGGCTCGACCTGCCTCCGCAGGAGGTGCTGCACCACCTGGACGAGCAGGCGCAGCGGCTCGGCGCGGACCGCATGGCGACCTGCCTGTACGCGGTGTACGACCCGGTCGCGCACCGCATCACCATCGCCAACGCCGGTCATCCGCCGCCCATCCTGCTGCCCCTGGGCGGCCGGGCCGAGGTGCTGCGGGTGCCCGCGGGTGCCCCGATCGGGGTCGGCGGCGTGGACTTCGAGGCCGTGGAGCTGGAGGCTCCCGCCGGGGCGACGCTGCTGCTCTACACCGACGGGCTGGTCGAGTCGCGGCTGCGGGACGTGTGGACCGGCATCGACCAGTTGCGCGACAAGCTCGCCGCGACCGCGCAGCTGACCGGTCCGGATCATCCGCCGCCGCTGGAGGCGCTGTGCGACGAGGTGCTCGACATGCTCGGTCCGGGCGACCGGGACGACGACATCGCGCTGCTCGCCGCCCGCTTCGACGGGATCGCGCCGAGCGATGTGGCCTACTGGTTCCTGGAGCCGGAGGACGCCGCTCCCGGCCGGGCCCGCCGCCTCGCCCGCAAGGCGCTGTCCCGGTGGGGTCTGGAGGAGCTGACCGATTCGGTGGAGCTGCTGGTCAGCGAGGTGGTGACCAACGCGGTGCGGTACGCCACGCGGCCGGTGACCCTGCGGCTGCTGCGGACGGACGTCCTGCGCTGCGAGGTCGGTGACGACGTGCCGCAGCTGCCCCGGCTCCGGCAGGCGCGCGCCACGGACGAGGGCGGGCGCGGCCTGTACCTGGTCAACCGGCTGGCCCGGCGCTGGGGCGCGACCCGGCTGAGCACCGGCAAGGTGGTGTGGTTCGAACTGAACCACGGCGGCTGA